Proteins from a genomic interval of Syngnathus acus chromosome 4, fSynAcu1.2, whole genome shotgun sequence:
- the btf3l4 gene encoding transcription factor BTF3 homolog 4 → MNQEKLAKLQAQVRIGGKGSARRKKKVVHRTATADDKKLQSSLKKLAVNNIAGIEEVNMIKDDGTVIHFNNPKVQASLSANTFAVTGHAESKQLTEMLPGILSQLGADSLSSLRKLAEQFPRQALDSKSPKVEDIEEEDDDVPDLVENFDEASKNEAN, encoded by the exons ATGAATCAGGAAAAATTGGCCAAACTTCAGGCCCAAGTGCGGATAGGAGGAAAG GGTTCAGCACGCAGGAAGAAGAAGGTGGTACACAGAACTGCTACAGCAGATGACAAAAAGCTTCAGAGTTCACTCAAGAAGTTGGCTGTCAACAATATTGCCGGGATTGAAGAG GTCAACATGATCAAGGACGACGGGACGGTGATCCACTTCAACAACCCCAAAGTGCAGGCCTCGCTGTCGGCCAACACGTTCGCCGTCACGGGACACGCCGAGAGCAAGCAGCTGACCGAGATGTTACCGGGGATCCTCAGCCAGCTGGGGGCCGACAGCTTGAGCAGCCTGCGGAAGTTGGCTGAGCAGTTCCCGCGCCAAG cactTGACAGCAAATCTCCAAAAGTAGAAGACattgaggaagaggatgatgatgttccag ATTTGGTGGAGAACTTTGACGAAGCGTCCAAGAATGAAGCCAACTGA
- the ptgfr gene encoding prostaglandin F2-alpha receptor: protein MSAGENADLSWKEAPPTNITCIAESRSVTTSVISMSVGILSNSLALFILLKSPKRMPQKSRAPFSVFATSLVATDLLGHLVNGSVVIYVYSLRKQWETFDPHGRVCNLFGATLVFFGLSPLFLGSAMAIERCIGITKPFYHSTGLAFRHMNKLLSVIWLLAALVAALPVALRRSYRVQSSRSWCFYNLDEPSDWLDVFLPLLFSLLGLLALLFSIVCNTVTSCSLLLSTMHRKHHSRGTSYHVEMICQLMAIMLVSCVCWGPLLTRIIFLTSKDDYDPASDKLLFVLRIATWNQILDPWVYILLRKAVLKKFFLMLQRCCRSKSQEPACWRHSFLQSSSHSKLDPPASLFDGLLVQNTNISLTDDSKTEVFHMVLSVWKKG, encoded by the exons ATGTCAGCCGGTGAGAACGCTGATCTGAGTTGGAAAGAGGCCCCGCCCACAAACATCACCTGCATTGCCGAGAGTCGGTCGGTGACCACTTCAGTCATCTCTATGAGCGTCGGCATCCTGTCCAACAGCCTGGCCCTCTTCATCCTGCTCAAATCCCCCAAACGCATGCCGCAGAAGAGCAGGGCGCCCTTCTCAGTGTTCGCCACCTCCCTGGTGGCCACCGACCTGCTGGGCCACCTGGTCAACGGCTCGGTGGTGATTTACGTCTACAGCTTGCGCAAGCAATGGGAGACGTTCGACCCCCACGGCAGAGTGTGCAACCTCTTCGGCGCCACCTTGGTCTTCTTCGGACTGAGCCCGCTGTTCCTGGGGAGCGCCATGGCCATCGAGCGCTGCATCGGGATCACCAAGCCCTTTTACCACTCGACCGGATTGGCCTTCCGCCACATGAACAAGCTGCTGTCCGTCATCTGGCTCCTGGCCGCTCTGGTGGCTGCCCTGCCTGTGGCGCTGAGGAGGTCCTACAGGGTGCAGAGCTCCAGGAGCTGGTGCTTTTACAATTTGGACGAGCCCAGTGACTGGTTGGATGTGTTCCTGCCTTTGCTGTTTTCCCTGCTAGGCTTGCTGgctcttctcttctctatcGTTTGCAACACGGTGACCAGCTGCTCCCTGCTCTTGTCCACCATGCACCGTAAGCATCACAGCAGAGGAACGTCTTACCACGTTGAGATGATCTGCCAGCTCATGGCCATCATGTTGGTTTCCTGTGTATGCTGGGGACCTTTACTG ACCCGCATCATCTTTCTTACCTCCAAAGACGATTATGACCCAGCATCCGACAAACTGCTTTTTGTGCTGCGCATAGCCACATGGAACCAGATCCTTGACCCCTGGGTCTACATCCTCCTGAGGAAGGCCGTGCTGAAGAAATTCTTTCTTATGTTACAACGCTGCTGCAGGTCCAAGTCCCAGGAGCCGGCGTGCTGGCGGCACAGCTTTCTGCAAAGCTCCAGCCACTCCAAGTTGGACCCACCGGCGAGCCTCTTCGACGGCTTGCTcgtacaaaacacaaacatcagTCTGACTGACGACTCCAAGACCGAAGTGTTTCACATGGTGCTATCCGTGTGGAAGAAAGGCTGA
- the LOC119121759 gene encoding alpha-N-acetylgalactosaminide alpha-2,6-sialyltransferase 5-like isoform X2 → MRIRLWKGVCSIIVVTMVTSLMVAYNRRSGGDRSSSPQSLASSSGHKEGPMSAMRKRPRMVSTLGGYTGVMDRKTLKMHCGTCALITSSGHLTGGERGPEIDRADCVIRMNDAPSVGYERDVSQRTTLRVVAHSSLQRLLRKQRELLNATQGTVFVFWGPSNCMKRDGRGHVFNHLKILNQQLPSLKLYIISRLQMMAFDELFKNETGIDRKSSNTWLSTGWFTMAVALELCDRINVYGMVPPDHCRSPSSPSVPYHYYEPSGPTECTMYLSHERSRRGSHHRFITEKMVFANWAQSLDIHFYQPDWKPKAPVKVSSAIQTGS, encoded by the exons ATGAGGATACGCTTG TGGAAAGGAGTTTGTAGCATTATTGTTGTTACCATGGTTACCAGTTTGATGGTGGCGTACAACAGGAGATCTGGTGGTGACAGATCATCCTCACCACAATCATTAGCATCCTCCTCCGGACACAAAGAAGGTCCTATGTCTGCCATGAGAAAGAGACCAAGGATGGTATCAACGCTAGGCGGCTACACAGGTGTCATGGACCGCAAG ACCCTCAAGATGCACTGTGGGACGTGCGCCCTCATCACCAGCTCGGGTCACCTCACCGGCGGAGAGAGGGGCCCCGAAATCGACCGTGCCGACTGCGTGATCCGTATGAACGACGCCCCCAGCGTTGGCTACGAGCGGGACGTGAGCCAGCGTACCACTCTCCGTGTGGTGGCGCATTCCAGCCTGCAGCGGCTGCTACGCAAGCAACGGGAGCTGCTCAACGCCACCCAAGGCACGGTGTTCGTCTTCTGGGGACCGAGCAACTGCATGAAACGCGACGGCAGAGGCCACGTGTTCAACCATCTGAAGATATTGAACCAGCAGCTGCCCAGTCTCAAACTTTATATCATTTCTCGACTCCAAATGATGGCATTTGATGaacttttcaaaaatgaaaccgGCATTGACAG GAAAAGTTCCAACACCTGGCTGAGTACCGGCTGGTTCACGATGGCCGTGGCCTTGGAGCTATGTGACAGGATCAACGTTTATGGCATGGTGCCACCTGACCACTGCAG ATCCCCCTCCAGTCCGTCAGTGCCGTATCACTACTACGAGCCGTCCGGCCCCACCGAGTGCACCATGTACCTGTCTCACGAGAGAAGCCGACGAGGGAGTCACCACCGCTTCATCACAGAGAAGATGGTCTTTGCCAACTGGGCTCAGAGCCTCGACATCCATTTCTACCAGCCGGACTGGAAGCCTAAAGCGCCAGTGAAAGTCTCCAGTGCCATTCAGACTGGATCTTGA
- the LOC119121759 gene encoding alpha-N-acetylgalactosaminide alpha-2,6-sialyltransferase 5-like isoform X1 codes for MALFKRDRCSAVVALDPGTAYDEWKGVCSIIVVTMVTSLMVAYNRRSGGDRSSSPQSLASSSGHKEGPMSAMRKRPRMVSTLGGYTGVMDRKTLKMHCGTCALITSSGHLTGGERGPEIDRADCVIRMNDAPSVGYERDVSQRTTLRVVAHSSLQRLLRKQRELLNATQGTVFVFWGPSNCMKRDGRGHVFNHLKILNQQLPSLKLYIISRLQMMAFDELFKNETGIDRKSSNTWLSTGWFTMAVALELCDRINVYGMVPPDHCRSPSSPSVPYHYYEPSGPTECTMYLSHERSRRGSHHRFITEKMVFANWAQSLDIHFYQPDWKPKAPVKVSSAIQTGS; via the exons ATGGCACTCTTCAAACGGGACCGATGCAGCGCCGTCGTCGCCTTGGACCCGGGGACCGCATATGATGAG TGGAAAGGAGTTTGTAGCATTATTGTTGTTACCATGGTTACCAGTTTGATGGTGGCGTACAACAGGAGATCTGGTGGTGACAGATCATCCTCACCACAATCATTAGCATCCTCCTCCGGACACAAAGAAGGTCCTATGTCTGCCATGAGAAAGAGACCAAGGATGGTATCAACGCTAGGCGGCTACACAGGTGTCATGGACCGCAAG ACCCTCAAGATGCACTGTGGGACGTGCGCCCTCATCACCAGCTCGGGTCACCTCACCGGCGGAGAGAGGGGCCCCGAAATCGACCGTGCCGACTGCGTGATCCGTATGAACGACGCCCCCAGCGTTGGCTACGAGCGGGACGTGAGCCAGCGTACCACTCTCCGTGTGGTGGCGCATTCCAGCCTGCAGCGGCTGCTACGCAAGCAACGGGAGCTGCTCAACGCCACCCAAGGCACGGTGTTCGTCTTCTGGGGACCGAGCAACTGCATGAAACGCGACGGCAGAGGCCACGTGTTCAACCATCTGAAGATATTGAACCAGCAGCTGCCCAGTCTCAAACTTTATATCATTTCTCGACTCCAAATGATGGCATTTGATGaacttttcaaaaatgaaaccgGCATTGACAG GAAAAGTTCCAACACCTGGCTGAGTACCGGCTGGTTCACGATGGCCGTGGCCTTGGAGCTATGTGACAGGATCAACGTTTATGGCATGGTGCCACCTGACCACTGCAG ATCCCCCTCCAGTCCGTCAGTGCCGTATCACTACTACGAGCCGTCCGGCCCCACCGAGTGCACCATGTACCTGTCTCACGAGAGAAGCCGACGAGGGAGTCACCACCGCTTCATCACAGAGAAGATGGTCTTTGCCAACTGGGCTCAGAGCCTCGACATCCATTTCTACCAGCCGGACTGGAAGCCTAAAGCGCCAGTGAAAGTCTCCAGTGCCATTCAGACTGGATCTTGA
- the LOC119121758 gene encoding choline transporter-like protein 5 yields MARKTVVPSVYYGEPCTFDPKFRGPIHDRELTDVVFCFIFVIVIFAYIILGLVAWVNGDLKKVTFPTDSYGTLCGEGSNKNKTKLFYIDILSCLSLDLQCPTTQLCVSECPQQFLLLLTAVKKDDEWNYYKKFCKPGVTKSTPVPRLLANEDCPSVLLPSSAILNRCFPIVTNQSESLEAGDKKINAADLKNASSIAMRAKDISAKVFEDLAASWEWILTGMAISMVISLIFLLLLRFIAGVLLWLIIGAIVGAIGYGIGHCYWQYTSLLGKEGADITISQIGFQADFQVYLELSQTWFIFMIVLSVIEGIVLLILIFLRERLLISIALLKEASKAVAQIMTTLFYPIFTFWLLCLCISYGVVVAMCLSTSGVAVYKIKPKNSQCRLGDNTTCDPKNFSQINLPENCSNSQCFFDSYGGEGFYYSYIMLLQVFNLFTFLWLVNFVMALSQCTLAGAFATYYWAMRKPRDIPAGPLAASFKRTLQYHIGSLAFGALILSLVQMVRIILEYLDKKLKHGQNRCARFMMSCLKYCFWCLERFIKFLNKNAYIMIAIHGKNFCTSSKNAFFLLMRNVIRVAVLDKVTDFLLFLGKLLIAGTVGALAFFFFTRKIPFIKGQAPTLNYYWVPLVAVILLSYLVAHGFFSVYSMCVETLFLCFCEDLERNDGSFAKPYFMSPELCKILGKSNEVVQNDRPSE; encoded by the exons ATGGCTCGGAAGACGGTCGTTCCATCCGTGTATTATG GTGAGCCATGCACTTTCGACCCAAAGTTCCGAGGGCCAATTCATGACAG AGAGCTCACTGATGTGgtcttctgttttatttttgtcatcgtCATCTTTGCTTACATCATCCTGGGCCTTGTGG caTGGGTCAACGGCGATCTCAAGAAAGTCACCTTTCCAACCGACAGCTACGGGACGCTTTGCGGCGAGGGGAGTAATAA aaacaaaaccaaattgtTCTACATTGACATTCTCAGTTGTCTGAGCCTTGACCTTCAGTGCCCCACCACCCAG CTCTGTGTCTCCGAATGCCCTCAGCAATTTTTGTTACTTCTGACTGCTGTGAAAAAAGACGACGAGTGGAACTATTATAAGAAATTCTGCAAACCGGGAGTAACGAAGAGCACG CCCGTTCCTCGCCTCTTAGCCAATGAAGACTGCCCATCCGTGCTCTTGCCCAGCTCAGCCA TTCTTAATCGGTGTTTCCCCATTGTCACGAACCAATCGGAGTCATTGGAAGCCGGCGATAAAAAGATTAACGCCGCCGACTTGAAAAACGCTAGCAG CATTGCCATGCGCGCTAAAGATATTAGCGCGAAGGTCTTTGAGGACTTAGCCGCTTCCTGGGAATGGATCCTGAC TGGCATGGCAATCTCGATGGTGATCAGCTtgatcttcctcctcctcttgcgCTTCATCGCCGGCGTGCTGCTGTGGCTCATAATCGGCGCCATCGTCGGCGCCATCGGTTATG GTATCGGCCACTGCTATTGGCAGTACACGAGTCTTCTCGGGAAGGAAGGCGCCGACATCACCATCTCCCAGATCGGCTTCCAAGCAGACTTTCAAGTCTATCTGGAGCTCAGTCAGACGTGGTTCATTTTCA TGATTGTGCTATCTGTGATCGAGGGCATCGTTCTACTTATCCTGATTTTCCTGAGGGAGCGACTGCTCATCTCCATCGCGCTGCTGAAGGAAGCGAGCAA ggccgTCGCACAAATCATGACTACTCTCTTCTATCCCATCTTCACTTTCTGGCTGTTATGCCTCTGCATCAGTTATGGAGTGGTGGTGGCAAT GTGTTTATCAACGTCCGGAGTTGCCGTCTACAAAATTAAACCTAAAAATAGCCAATGCCGCTTAGGCGACAACACTACATGCGATCCAAAG aatttcagtcagatcaACCTTCCCGAGAATTGTAGCAACTCGCAATGTTTTTTCGACTCCTACGGCGGCGAGGGCTTCTACTATAGCTACATCATGCTCCTGCAAGTCTTCAACTTGTTCACCTTCCTGTGGCTGGTTAACTTTGTCATGGCGCTGAGCCAGTGCACCCTGGCTGGAGCCTTTGCTACCTACTACTGGGCCATGAGGAAGCCCAGGGACATCCCAGCCGGGCCGCTCGCTGCGTCTTTTAAACGAACCTTACA ATACCACATCGGCTCACTGGCCTTTGGTGCGCTCATCCTCTCTTTGGTGCAAATGGTCCGCATAATTCTGGAATACCTGGATAAAAAACTCAAGC ATGGCCAAAATAGGTGCGCTCGCTTCATGATGTCCTGCCTCAAATATTGTTTCTGGTGCCTGGAACGTTTCATCAAGTTCCTCAACAAAAATGCATACATCATG ATAGcaatacatggaaaaaacttCTGCACCTCCTCCAAGAATGCTTTCTTCCTCCTGATGAGAAACGTTATTCg GGTGGCCGTCCTGGACAAGGTAACGGACTTCTTGTTATTCCTGGGAAAACTTCTAATTGCGGGAACTGTCG GCGCGcttgcatttttcttcttcacccgTAAAATCCCCTTCATTAAAGGGCAGGCGCCGACATTAAACTACTACTGGGTCCCTCTAGTG GCGGTGATTTTGTTATCCTATTTAGTTGCACATGGCTTTTTTAGCGTCTACTCAATGTGCGTGGAAACGTTGTTCCTGTGCTTTT GCGAAGACCTGGAGAGGAATGACGGTTCCTTCGCTAAGCCCTACTTCATGTCTCCAGAGCTGTGCAAGATCCTGGGCAAAAGTAACGAGGTCGTGCAAAACGATAGGCCATCCGAATGA
- the hook1 gene encoding protein Hook homolog 1 isoform X2, translating into MVLEYYNEVLVQGLSDFPLPDVALVAEHSDPVELGRLLQLVLGCAVRCERRQEYIQNIMTLEESVQHVVMAAIQELLHRETMTPLGAELSGDLEQQLRKALEELSELSSEKEALAQRCQELDQQVAILQEEHNSLLAENDILTDRANQLDTFDDPNTPSGRKHSQLQQQLELLQEENFRLEAAKDDYRIHCEELEKQLVEVQHRNDELTGLAEESRSLKDELDVLRNCSDRVVMLEASVETYKRKLENLGDLKRQMKLLEENNTIYMQNTVSLEEELRKANAARAQLETYKRQVQELHRKLSDETRRADNQAFELKKLEEKHELVTKEKERIIMERDSLKEVNEELRCTQAQQHQLSQAGMLPSTSPSQDNLAAELIPIEHREKFIRLQHENRMLRVQQEEFEREKIASLQAQLEDAHKSHSQLDTENRLSRQRVSELQQQVEDLQKALQSQAVKPDDSNLKRKLDAHMVQLNEAQDEILKKKELLEDLQPENTQNSLKVDELTAALKKKDDDMRAMEERYKMYLEKARNVIQALDPKLNPATAEIQVLRNQLADRDKQILNLERQCEQARLREYEEKLIVSAWYNKSLNFQRLAIESRLSGRASPVLSPGQSFLSQQRQVSNAPRRALFVSVPSATSK; encoded by the exons ATGGTGCTAGAGTATTACAACGAG GTCTTGGTCCAGGGGCTGTCTGACTTCCCCTTACCAGACGTGGCCCTGGTTGCCGAGCATTCGGACCCCGTGGAGCTGGGCAGGCTGCTGCAGCTCGTCCTGGGCTGCGCCGTCAGATGCGAACGCAGGCAAG AATATATCCAGAACATCATGACACTTGAGGAATCTGTGCAGCACGTCGTCATGGCGGCCATACAGGAG CTCCTACATAGAGAGACCATGACCCCCTTAGGAGCAGAGCTTTCTGGGGACCTGGAACAGCAG CTAAGAAAAGCTTTGGAGGAACTGTCAGAACTTTCCTCTGAGAAGGAAGCCCTCGCACAACGCTGCCAGGAGTTGGACCAGCAG GTGGCCATTCTCCAAGAGGAACATAACAGCCTGTTGGCCGAGAATGACATCCTGACCGACCGGGCCAATCAGTTGGACACGTTTGATGACCCCAACACGCCGTCAGGGAGGAAGCACAGCCAGCTACAGCAGCAGCTGGAATTGCTGCAGGAGGAGAACTTCAG GCTGGAGGCCGCCAAAGACGACTACAGGATCCACTGCGAGGAGCTGGAGAAGCAGCTGGTGGAAGTTCAGCACCGCAACGACGAGCTCACGGGCCTGGCGGAGGAGTCGCGATCGCTCAAAGACGAGCTGGACGTGCTGAG GAACTGTTCGGACCGTGTGGTGATGCTGGAGGCCTCGGTGGAGACGTACAAGCGAAAGCTGGAGAACCTGGGGGACCTGAAGAGGCAGATGAAACTTCTGGAGGAGAACAATACCATCTACATGCAGAACACAGTCAGCCTGGAGGAGGAACTGCGCAAGGCCAATGCCGCCCGGGCACAGCTGGAGACGTACAAGCGGCAG GTCCAAGAGCTCCACAGAAAGTTGTCGGATGAAACGAGGCGAGCGGACAATCAGGCCTTTGAGTTGAAAAAGCTGGAGGAGAAACACGAGCTGGTGACCAAGGAGAAAGAG CGCATCATCATGGAGCGAGACTCTCTGAAGGAGGTCAACGAGGAGCTTCGGTGCACCCAAGCCCAACAGCACCAGCTCTCCCAAGCAG GGATGCTCCCTTCCACGAGCCCCAGTCAAGACAACCTGGCAGCAGAATTGATCCCCATCGAGCACAG AGAGAAGTTCATCAGGCTTCAGCACGAAAACAGAATGCTGAGAGTGCAGCAGGAGGAATTTGAGAGGGAGAAGATCGCCTCCCTGCAGGCTCAGCTGGAAGACGCTCACAAGAGTCACAGCCAACTGGACACAGAGAACAG ATTGAGTCGCCAGCGGGTCAGCGAGCTGCAGCAACAAGTTGAGGACCTCCAGAAGGCGCTGCAGAGTCAGGCGGTCAAGCCCGATGAC TCAAACCTGAAGCGGAAACTGGATGCTCACAT GGTCCAGCTGAATGAGGCTCAGGATGAAATACTGAAGAAGAAAGAGCTGCTGGAGGACTTGCAACCCGAGAACACTCAGAACT CGCTAAAGGTGGACGAGCTCACGGCCGCGCTGAAAAAGAAGGACGACGACATGAGGGCCATGGAGGAAAGGTACAAAATGTACCTGGAGAAAGCTCGCAAT GTGATCCAAGCTCTGGACCCTAAACTGAACCCGGCCACCGCTGAGATCCAGGTACTGAGAAACCAGCTGGCAGACAGAGACAAACAGATCCTCAACTTGGAG CGTCAGTGCGAGCAGGCCCGACTGCGTGAGTATGAGGAGAAGCTGATAGTCTCCGCCTGGTACAACAAG AGTCTGAACTTTCAGAGGCTGGCCATCGAGTCACGCTTGAGCGGCCGCGCCAGCCCGGTGCTATCCCCCGGACAGTCCTTCTTGTCCCAACAGCGGCAAGTGTCCAACGCCCCTCGCCGGGCGCTCTTCGTCAGCGTGCCCAGCGCCACCTCAAAGTAG
- the hook1 gene encoding protein Hook homolog 1 isoform X1 yields the protein MDESKTVLVESLIIWLQTFNNSAPCTTVEDLTTGVTISQTLQQIDPSWFTDGWLARIKTDVDDNWRLKWNNLKKILQMVLEYYNEVLVQGLSDFPLPDVALVAEHSDPVELGRLLQLVLGCAVRCERRQEYIQNIMTLEESVQHVVMAAIQELLHRETMTPLGAELSGDLEQQLRKALEELSELSSEKEALAQRCQELDQQVAILQEEHNSLLAENDILTDRANQLDTFDDPNTPSGRKHSQLQQQLELLQEENFRLEAAKDDYRIHCEELEKQLVEVQHRNDELTGLAEESRSLKDELDVLRNCSDRVVMLEASVETYKRKLENLGDLKRQMKLLEENNTIYMQNTVSLEEELRKANAARAQLETYKRQVQELHRKLSDETRRADNQAFELKKLEEKHELVTKEKERIIMERDSLKEVNEELRCTQAQQHQLSQAGMLPSTSPSQDNLAAELIPIEHREKFIRLQHENRMLRVQQEEFEREKIASLQAQLEDAHKSHSQLDTENRLSRQRVSELQQQVEDLQKALQSQAVKPDDSNLKRKLDAHMVQLNEAQDEILKKKELLEDLQPENTQNSLKVDELTAALKKKDDDMRAMEERYKMYLEKARNVIQALDPKLNPATAEIQVLRNQLADRDKQILNLERQCEQARLREYEEKLIVSAWYNKSLNFQRLAIESRLSGRASPVLSPGQSFLSQQRQVSNAPRRALFVSVPSATSK from the exons ATGGACGAGAGCAAAACGGTTTTGGTTGAAAGCCTCATAATATGG CTGCAAACATTCAACAACTCTGCACCATGCACAACAGTAGAGGACCTGACCACCGGAGTCACCATATCACAGACTCTGCAGCAAAT AGATCCTTCATGGTTCACCGACGGATGGCTCGCTCGCATCAAAACAGACGTGGATGACAACTGGAGGCTGAAG TGGAACAACCTGAAGAAGATCCTGCAGATGGTGCTAGAGTATTACAACGAG GTCTTGGTCCAGGGGCTGTCTGACTTCCCCTTACCAGACGTGGCCCTGGTTGCCGAGCATTCGGACCCCGTGGAGCTGGGCAGGCTGCTGCAGCTCGTCCTGGGCTGCGCCGTCAGATGCGAACGCAGGCAAG AATATATCCAGAACATCATGACACTTGAGGAATCTGTGCAGCACGTCGTCATGGCGGCCATACAGGAG CTCCTACATAGAGAGACCATGACCCCCTTAGGAGCAGAGCTTTCTGGGGACCTGGAACAGCAG CTAAGAAAAGCTTTGGAGGAACTGTCAGAACTTTCCTCTGAGAAGGAAGCCCTCGCACAACGCTGCCAGGAGTTGGACCAGCAG GTGGCCATTCTCCAAGAGGAACATAACAGCCTGTTGGCCGAGAATGACATCCTGACCGACCGGGCCAATCAGTTGGACACGTTTGATGACCCCAACACGCCGTCAGGGAGGAAGCACAGCCAGCTACAGCAGCAGCTGGAATTGCTGCAGGAGGAGAACTTCAG GCTGGAGGCCGCCAAAGACGACTACAGGATCCACTGCGAGGAGCTGGAGAAGCAGCTGGTGGAAGTTCAGCACCGCAACGACGAGCTCACGGGCCTGGCGGAGGAGTCGCGATCGCTCAAAGACGAGCTGGACGTGCTGAG GAACTGTTCGGACCGTGTGGTGATGCTGGAGGCCTCGGTGGAGACGTACAAGCGAAAGCTGGAGAACCTGGGGGACCTGAAGAGGCAGATGAAACTTCTGGAGGAGAACAATACCATCTACATGCAGAACACAGTCAGCCTGGAGGAGGAACTGCGCAAGGCCAATGCCGCCCGGGCACAGCTGGAGACGTACAAGCGGCAG GTCCAAGAGCTCCACAGAAAGTTGTCGGATGAAACGAGGCGAGCGGACAATCAGGCCTTTGAGTTGAAAAAGCTGGAGGAGAAACACGAGCTGGTGACCAAGGAGAAAGAG CGCATCATCATGGAGCGAGACTCTCTGAAGGAGGTCAACGAGGAGCTTCGGTGCACCCAAGCCCAACAGCACCAGCTCTCCCAAGCAG GGATGCTCCCTTCCACGAGCCCCAGTCAAGACAACCTGGCAGCAGAATTGATCCCCATCGAGCACAG AGAGAAGTTCATCAGGCTTCAGCACGAAAACAGAATGCTGAGAGTGCAGCAGGAGGAATTTGAGAGGGAGAAGATCGCCTCCCTGCAGGCTCAGCTGGAAGACGCTCACAAGAGTCACAGCCAACTGGACACAGAGAACAG ATTGAGTCGCCAGCGGGTCAGCGAGCTGCAGCAACAAGTTGAGGACCTCCAGAAGGCGCTGCAGAGTCAGGCGGTCAAGCCCGATGAC TCAAACCTGAAGCGGAAACTGGATGCTCACAT GGTCCAGCTGAATGAGGCTCAGGATGAAATACTGAAGAAGAAAGAGCTGCTGGAGGACTTGCAACCCGAGAACACTCAGAACT CGCTAAAGGTGGACGAGCTCACGGCCGCGCTGAAAAAGAAGGACGACGACATGAGGGCCATGGAGGAAAGGTACAAAATGTACCTGGAGAAAGCTCGCAAT GTGATCCAAGCTCTGGACCCTAAACTGAACCCGGCCACCGCTGAGATCCAGGTACTGAGAAACCAGCTGGCAGACAGAGACAAACAGATCCTCAACTTGGAG CGTCAGTGCGAGCAGGCCCGACTGCGTGAGTATGAGGAGAAGCTGATAGTCTCCGCCTGGTACAACAAG AGTCTGAACTTTCAGAGGCTGGCCATCGAGTCACGCTTGAGCGGCCGCGCCAGCCCGGTGCTATCCCCCGGACAGTCCTTCTTGTCCCAACAGCGGCAAGTGTCCAACGCCCCTCGCCGGGCGCTCTTCGTCAGCGTGCCCAGCGCCACCTCAAAGTAG